In Symmachiella dynata, the following are encoded in one genomic region:
- a CDS encoding leucine-rich repeat domain-containing protein — MSQPAISEQPPVDPPLSLRFRLFLYALLLACIGLPLAGWWWIRSRAAVMQEVQALGGEVTLFEGSTSVLFQSVKEIRLNSKEIDDELVSRITSYGNLEELRLSGGELSKDGVAELGSLTQLRMLSLTNMQIPDGLEDLANLTQLEDLTLDGPAIGDEELKTVGRLTNLRALYLHRTQITDAGLQHLSGLSKLQRLMIRDTGITDTGLAFLPTTLLLDYLDLSGTNVTDDGLAQWKLATAPRFLSLRRTQVTGRGFASIPFMQNDAVLDLGESPLDNAGLSEIGQLTNLEDLRLYKCPITDAGLENLKSLSSLQDLNLSQTKVTEESVPLLKSAWRLKSLSLQGLDFSEDAILEIERAQPNCKIRR; from the coding sequence ATGTCCCAGCCCGCCATCAGCGAACAACCACCCGTTGACCCGCCCCTGTCGCTGCGGTTTCGATTATTTTTGTACGCGTTGCTTCTAGCGTGCATCGGACTGCCGCTCGCCGGTTGGTGGTGGATTCGTTCCCGAGCGGCGGTCATGCAGGAAGTTCAGGCGCTCGGTGGAGAGGTCACATTGTTCGAAGGAAGTACGAGCGTCCTGTTTCAATCGGTGAAAGAGATTCGCTTGAATTCTAAAGAGATTGACGACGAGTTGGTCAGCCGTATTACCAGCTATGGAAATCTGGAAGAATTGCGACTCAGCGGAGGGGAGTTGTCCAAAGATGGCGTGGCCGAGTTGGGGAGTCTGACACAGCTCAGGATGCTTTCCCTGACGAATATGCAAATTCCTGATGGTCTGGAAGACCTTGCCAACCTCACTCAGTTGGAGGATCTCACGCTGGACGGGCCAGCGATTGGTGACGAGGAGCTGAAAACGGTTGGTCGGCTCACGAATTTGCGGGCCTTGTATTTGCATCGCACTCAGATCACCGATGCCGGATTACAGCACCTTTCCGGGCTGTCAAAACTGCAAAGACTGATGATTCGCGACACCGGGATCACTGATACCGGGTTGGCTTTTCTGCCAACAACACTACTTCTCGACTACTTGGATCTTTCCGGTACGAATGTCACTGACGACGGATTGGCACAATGGAAGCTGGCTACGGCGCCTCGTTTTTTAAGTTTACGAAGAACGCAAGTCACGGGCCGTGGATTTGCGTCGATTCCATTTATGCAAAACGACGCTGTTCTGGATCTCGGCGAATCACCGCTCGATAATGCCGGTTTAAGTGAAATCGGCCAATTAACAAACCTCGAAGACTTGCGTCTCTACAAATGCCCCATCACCGACGCGGGACTGGAAAATTTGAAATCGTTGTCGTCGTTGCAAGACCTGAATCTTTCACAAACCAAGGTCACCGAAGAGTCCGTCCCCTTGTTGAAGTCGGCCTGGAGGCTCAAGTCGCTATCCCTCCAAGGTTTGGATTTTAGCGAGGACGCGATCTTGGAAATTGAGCGCGCCCAGCCGAACTGTAAAATCAGGCGCTAG
- a CDS encoding leucine-rich repeat domain-containing protein translates to MSQPATSEQPPVDPPLSLRFRLFLYALLLACIGLPLAGWWWIRYRTAVALELQGLGGDVTFYEGQTNVLFQSPQRISLNSNKIDDALVSQISRYGNLQELDLRGGELSEVGMADLGRLTQLKRLFLSNMQISGGLEHLENLTDIEDLMLYGATIGNEELKTIGRLTNLRSLNLGRTQITDAGLQHLSGLTKLRELWLADTKISDAGLAFLPTTMPLELLDLSGTNITDDGLAQWKLATAPRFLDLRRTQVTGRGFASIPFLQNVSSLDLGETPLDNAGLSEIGQLKNLEVLRLYKCPVTDAGLENLKSLSSLQDLNLSQTSVTEESVPLLKSAWRLKSISLKGLDISDDAIMEFQSAQPNCKIRR, encoded by the coding sequence ATGTCCCAGCCCGCCACCAGCGAACAACCACCCGTTGACCCGCCCCTGTCGCTACGGTTTCGATTATTTTTGTACGCGTTGCTTCTAGCGTGCATCGGACTGCCGCTTGCCGGTTGGTGGTGGATTCGTTACCGCACGGCGGTTGCGCTGGAACTCCAGGGATTGGGTGGAGACGTCACATTTTATGAAGGACAGACCAACGTATTATTCCAATCGCCTCAACGGATCTCTTTGAATTCCAATAAAATTGACGACGCCTTGGTCAGCCAAATCTCCCGCTACGGAAATTTGCAAGAACTGGACCTCAGGGGAGGTGAACTCTCCGAGGTCGGCATGGCTGATTTAGGGAGGCTGACACAACTCAAGAGGCTTTTCTTGTCCAATATGCAGATCAGCGGCGGTCTGGAACACCTCGAGAACCTCACTGATATCGAGGACTTGATGCTGTACGGGGCGACCATTGGCAATGAGGAACTGAAGACGATCGGACGCCTCACAAATTTGCGTTCCTTGAACTTGGGGCGTACGCAAATCACCGATGCGGGACTGCAGCATCTTTCCGGGTTGACCAAACTGAGAGAACTGTGGTTAGCCGACACCAAGATCAGTGATGCTGGGTTGGCCTTTCTACCAACAACAATGCCGCTCGAACTCTTAGATCTTTCGGGTACCAATATCACCGACGACGGGTTGGCGCAATGGAAGCTGGCTACGGCGCCTCGCTTTTTGGATTTACGAAGGACACAAGTCACCGGCCGCGGATTTGCGTCGATCCCATTTTTGCAAAACGTCTCTAGTTTGGATCTCGGCGAAACACCGCTCGATAATGCTGGTTTAAGTGAAATCGGCCAATTAAAAAACCTCGAAGTTTTGCGTCTTTATAAATGCCCCGTCACTGACGCGGGACTGGAAAATTTGAAATCGTTGTCGTCATTGCAAGACCTGAATCTTTCACAAACCAGCGTCACTGAAGAGTCCGTCCCCTTGTTGAAGTCGGCCTGGAGGCTCAAGTCGATATCACTCAAGGGTTTGGATATCAGCGATGACGCGATCATGGAATTTCAGAGCGCTCAGCCAAACTGCAAAATCAGGCGGTGA
- a CDS encoding MFS transporter, producing MNATTFRLVILISMAHALVHVFELSLPSVEQMIGDDFDVAREQTGVLGTVWRVPFGVGAFFAGWLADRFGSKPMLVIYLLGCAATSLLVWTCTSFDTLYVLMFAMGCFASIYHPAGLAFISRETTPETRGVALGWHGIFGSIGIAGAPFLAALVFWTGAVTWQQYYLLLVIPGLGLAAYLFFGLTEHRQPPVTSTANSETGADEGRWGAYLILVAGGAMAGFIYAGFMHFLPRYLNSAELRPSFIEPASFRNFLAAVVLIMGVLGQGIAGKFARPGRLQIQLALIMFANIGPLLWMAVATGPARFAAACLLGLVHFMTQPIYNSLIAQYVPFHRRSVGYGFSNMACFGIGALGPTYAGYAGSDFKVYGGLAIAAAASGMMALVLHFIGKRDSTNG from the coding sequence ATGAACGCCACAACCTTTCGTCTGGTCATACTCATCTCGATGGCGCATGCGCTCGTGCACGTGTTTGAACTCTCGCTGCCCAGCGTGGAACAGATGATTGGCGACGATTTTGACGTTGCCCGCGAACAAACCGGTGTGCTGGGAACGGTGTGGCGCGTGCCGTTCGGCGTGGGGGCCTTCTTTGCCGGTTGGCTCGCGGATCGCTTTGGGTCCAAGCCGATGTTGGTGATCTATTTGCTGGGCTGCGCGGCGACATCGCTGTTGGTTTGGACCTGCACGTCATTCGACACGTTGTACGTATTGATGTTCGCCATGGGTTGTTTTGCCAGCATTTATCACCCAGCCGGTTTGGCGTTTATTTCGCGGGAAACGACGCCGGAGACTCGCGGCGTTGCGCTGGGTTGGCATGGCATCTTTGGTTCGATCGGTATCGCCGGTGCTCCGTTTTTAGCAGCACTTGTCTTTTGGACGGGTGCAGTGACTTGGCAGCAGTATTATTTGTTGCTGGTCATCCCGGGCTTGGGGTTGGCGGCCTATCTCTTCTTTGGATTGACCGAACACCGCCAACCGCCCGTGACGTCCACTGCAAACAGTGAAACCGGAGCCGATGAAGGCCGCTGGGGAGCTTATTTGATTTTGGTTGCCGGCGGCGCGATGGCTGGATTCATCTATGCGGGATTCATGCATTTTTTACCGCGCTATTTGAACTCAGCTGAGTTGCGCCCTTCGTTTATAGAGCCTGCCAGTTTTCGTAATTTCCTGGCGGCGGTCGTGCTCATTATGGGGGTGTTGGGACAAGGAATCGCCGGGAAATTTGCCCGGCCCGGTCGATTGCAGATTCAATTGGCGCTGATCATGTTCGCCAACATCGGCCCGCTGCTGTGGATGGCCGTCGCCACCGGTCCGGCGCGGTTCGCTGCTGCCTGCCTGTTGGGCCTCGTGCATTTTATGACGCAGCCGATTTATAATTCGCTGATCGCGCAGTACGTCCCGTTCCATCGCCGTAGTGTCGGTTACGGATTCAGCAATATGGCTTGCTTCGGGATCGGCGCGTTGGGGCCCACCTACGCTGGATATGCGGGGAGCGATTTTAAAGTCTATGGCGGCTTAGCAATCGCCGCCGCCGCATCGGGCATGATGGCGCTCGTCTTGCATTTTATTGGCAAGAGAGACTCGACCAATGGTTAG
- a CDS encoding L-lactate dehydrogenase, protein MKVGVVGCGFVGATAAYAMVMDGVGRQIVLVDLDRQRAEAEANDIMHAVPFSHPMSVVSGEYSDLAGCRVVVIAAGVSQKPGETRLQLLERNTAVFEKVVPQIAQHAPQAILLVATNPVDVMTHVTVKLAGRCGIDESRVLGSGTTLDTARFRTLLGRQCGIDAKHVHAYVIGEHGDSEVLTWSCATVGGMRLNEFQKYRDIHIGVAEKTEIDQKVRGAAYEIISGKGATYYGIGAALSRIVDVLIHDQRAILTISARLHDVLGLSDVTISLPTLVGGQGVISAVPISLNDEETAAFHASAAIVREATESLNL, encoded by the coding sequence GTGAAAGTCGGAGTTGTGGGATGTGGGTTTGTAGGAGCTACGGCCGCCTATGCGATGGTCATGGATGGCGTGGGACGTCAAATTGTTTTAGTGGATCTCGATCGCCAACGGGCTGAGGCCGAAGCAAATGACATCATGCATGCCGTCCCGTTTTCGCATCCCATGTCGGTCGTTTCCGGAGAGTACAGCGACTTGGCCGGCTGTCGCGTCGTGGTGATCGCCGCCGGTGTCAGCCAGAAACCGGGTGAAACACGATTGCAACTTCTGGAACGAAACACCGCAGTGTTTGAGAAAGTTGTACCACAAATTGCCCAGCATGCCCCGCAGGCCATATTGCTCGTGGCGACCAACCCCGTGGATGTGATGACACACGTCACGGTCAAGCTCGCAGGACGATGCGGAATCGACGAATCCCGTGTGCTTGGATCGGGAACAACGTTGGATACGGCGCGGTTTCGGACATTGTTGGGAAGACAATGCGGCATCGATGCCAAACACGTGCACGCCTACGTGATCGGCGAACATGGCGACTCAGAAGTCTTGACTTGGTCCTGTGCGACAGTGGGTGGGATGCGACTTAATGAATTTCAAAAGTACCGTGACATCCACATTGGAGTCGCTGAAAAAACGGAAATCGACCAAAAGGTCCGTGGCGCCGCCTATGAAATCATTTCCGGCAAAGGGGCAACGTATTATGGAATCGGCGCTGCCTTGTCACGCATTGTCGATGTGCTCATCCATGATCAACGAGCGATCCTGACGATCAGTGCGCGACTGCACGATGTGTTGGGCCTCTCCGATGTCACCATCAGTTTACCAACGCTTGTCGGAGGACAAGGCGTGATCAGTGCCGTGCCCATTTCGCTCAATGACGAGGAAACGGCCGCATTTCATGCCAGCGCCGCCATCGTCCGCGAGGCAACGGAATCGCTCAATCTCTAA
- a CDS encoding CBS domain-containing protein: MESPRLAQDIMVEKLVTLNPDQDVFESIKSLLKHKITGAPVVGGDRSYLGMFSEKCCMSVLTLIARLASERGYPSATPPTASQFMATKLVTLDPRTDVFEAIAYLLKHHVSGVPVIDADRNFLGVFSEKTSMRVLVDAAYENMPTTEVGAFKNPDRGRTISEQTTLLECAQIFLDTPYRRLCVLKDGKLVGQISRRDVLLNENILSGIVHDRREALIAESRQVDLSEAEGPTEHGPLPSTAVHNFSDKKARTITADLDLLGIAQVFLTTPYRRLPVLHDGKLIGQISRRDVLLATNRLIQIAPEPEKAMLYLSSISDRQETRFA; encoded by the coding sequence ATGGAAAGCCCGCGACTTGCGCAGGACATCATGGTCGAAAAACTGGTCACGTTGAATCCCGACCAGGATGTTTTTGAGTCGATCAAATCGTTGCTGAAACATAAGATTACCGGCGCACCTGTAGTTGGCGGCGACCGGTCGTATCTTGGTATGTTCAGTGAAAAATGCTGCATGAGTGTGCTCACGCTCATTGCCCGCTTGGCGAGCGAGCGGGGGTACCCCAGTGCGACGCCGCCGACCGCCAGTCAGTTCATGGCAACAAAACTAGTCACGCTCGACCCGCGAACCGATGTCTTCGAGGCTATCGCCTATCTGCTCAAACACCACGTGTCGGGCGTTCCGGTCATCGATGCTGATCGCAATTTTCTAGGCGTGTTTTCCGAAAAAACGAGTATGCGCGTGCTGGTCGACGCCGCGTATGAAAATATGCCGACCACCGAAGTCGGCGCATTCAAGAACCCCGATCGGGGCCGCACGATTTCTGAACAGACGACTCTGCTGGAATGTGCGCAGATTTTTCTGGATACCCCCTACCGTCGGCTGTGCGTGCTGAAAGACGGCAAATTGGTGGGACAAATCAGTCGCCGCGATGTATTGCTGAACGAGAACATCCTCTCGGGCATCGTTCATGACCGCCGTGAAGCCTTGATTGCCGAAAGCCGACAAGTCGACCTGAGCGAGGCGGAAGGACCCACCGAGCACGGCCCGTTGCCCTCGACGGCAGTGCACAATTTTAGCGACAAGAAAGCTAGAACAATCACCGCGGATTTGGATCTGTTGGGTATTGCTCAGGTTTTCTTAACCACCCCTTATCGCCGACTCCCCGTGCTTCACGACGGCAAGCTCATCGGCCAAATCAGCCGTCGCGATGTCTTGTTGGCAACCAATAGGCTGATCCAAATCGCCCCCGAACCGGAAAAAGCGATGCTGTACCTGAGTAGCATCAGCGACCGGCAGGAGACACGGTTCGCGTAA